A part of Paenibacillus donghaensis genomic DNA contains:
- the wecB gene encoding non-hydrolyzing UDP-N-acetylglucosamine 2-epimerase: MSKIKVMTIFGVRPEAIKMAPLVLELNKHPEHIESVVCVTAQHRELLDQVLEVFKITPDYDLDVMKDRQTLNEITIRVLAGLEPVLQEAKPDIVLVHGDTLTTFLASYASFLQQIQVGHVEAGLRTWNKLSPYPEEMNRQLTGVLADIHFAPTDLSAGNLRHENKKESSIYITGNTVTDVFQYTVKPDYRHPVLDFASGKRLILMTAHRRESQGEPHRHIFRAVKRIADEFEDVAIVYPVHPSPAVKEPAHEILGGHPRIKLIEPLDVVDLHNFYPHTHLILTDSGGLQEEAPTFGVPVLVLRDTTERPEGIEAGTLELVGTDEEKVYQRTHALLTDQELYQSMSRAANPYGDGKASERIVNAILHHFGVNEQRPEGFHTMFTQNILND, encoded by the coding sequence ATGTCCAAAATTAAGGTAATGACGATCTTCGGAGTGCGCCCTGAGGCGATTAAGATGGCTCCCCTGGTTCTTGAGCTGAATAAGCATCCAGAACATATTGAATCCGTTGTGTGCGTAACAGCCCAGCACCGCGAGCTGCTGGATCAAGTGCTGGAAGTGTTCAAAATTACCCCGGACTACGATCTGGATGTGATGAAGGACCGCCAGACACTGAATGAAATTACGATTCGTGTGCTTGCAGGTCTGGAACCAGTGCTTCAAGAAGCGAAACCGGATATTGTGCTCGTCCATGGCGACACCTTGACCACATTCCTGGCCAGCTATGCTTCCTTCCTGCAGCAGATTCAGGTTGGGCATGTAGAAGCAGGTCTTCGGACCTGGAATAAATTATCCCCGTATCCAGAGGAGATGAACCGCCAGCTGACTGGTGTATTGGCTGATATTCATTTTGCTCCAACCGATTTGTCGGCAGGAAATCTGAGGCACGAGAACAAAAAAGAATCAAGTATTTATATCACAGGCAATACCGTAACCGATGTGTTTCAATATACCGTAAAGCCGGACTATCGGCATCCCGTTTTGGATTTTGCTTCAGGAAAAAGACTTATTTTGATGACGGCGCACCGCAGGGAATCACAAGGCGAACCGCACCGTCATATTTTCCGTGCTGTCAAAAGAATCGCTGATGAATTTGAAGATGTAGCCATAGTTTATCCTGTGCATCCGAGTCCGGCAGTAAAGGAACCGGCACATGAGATACTCGGCGGACACCCGAGAATCAAGTTGATTGAACCGCTGGATGTCGTGGACCTGCACAATTTTTATCCGCATACCCACCTGATTCTGACCGATTCCGGCGGCCTGCAGGAGGAAGCTCCCACTTTTGGGGTTCCTGTGCTTGTGCTGCGTGATACGACCGAGCGCCCGGAAGGAATAGAGGCCGGAACGCTGGAACTGGTAGGGACGGACGAGGAGAAGGTGTATCAACGGACACATGCTCTGCTGACAGATCAGGAACTCTATCAGTCCATGAGCCGGGCCGCCAACCCGTACGGAGATGGCAAAGCCTCTGAGAGGATTGTCAATGCGATTCTGCACCATTTTGGAGTGAATGAACAACGTCCGGAAGGGTTTCACACAATGTTCACACAAAATATTTTAAATGATTGA
- a CDS encoding L-threonylcarbamoyladenylate synthase, whose protein sequence is MENRPNSLFAVQRKSGNSKDTLLWKLHSSAVQGEELSARQRAEDTAAIAEAAALLRAGGTVAFPTETVYGLGADARNTAAVEMVFAAKGRPSDNPLIVHVAGVAALDDLVSEVHETAAALMAAYWPGPLTLVLPARPGVLSPRVTAGLDTVGVRMPDHPVALALLKAAGCPVAAPSANRSGRPSPTLASHVQDDLAGYIGGVLDGGAAGVGLESTVVQVQPDGTVAVLRPGGITAEQLAAVAGVAAVDLSPAAALEFASPSSAGEALPGPAAGGAIAAEAGSPGAARAAGDGSPAPRAPGMKYTHYAPRGWLGVVRGASAQRVAEAAAERLQAAQQRGESTGLLLFEEHRGLYPAGTAACVVSLGSLGAPEEAARSLYAALRRFDDAGATYILAEACPVTGLGAAIMNRLMKAAGGSVIDAD, encoded by the coding sequence ATGGAAAATAGACCGAATTCCCTATTCGCTGTCCAGCGAAAAAGTGGGAACAGCAAAGATACGTTACTCTGGAAATTACACTCTTCAGCGGTGCAGGGGGAGGAGCTGTCCGCTCGGCAGCGGGCAGAAGATACTGCTGCCATAGCGGAAGCTGCGGCACTGCTGCGTGCAGGCGGAACTGTAGCCTTCCCTACGGAGACAGTGTATGGGCTTGGCGCGGATGCGCGGAATACGGCTGCGGTGGAAATGGTGTTTGCCGCCAAGGGGCGTCCCTCGGACAATCCGCTGATTGTGCATGTGGCCGGGGTGGCCGCGCTGGATGATCTGGTCAGTGAAGTGCATGAAACGGCGGCGGCGTTAATGGCTGCGTATTGGCCCGGCCCGCTTACTCTGGTGCTTCCTGCCCGGCCCGGCGTGCTGTCGCCGCGCGTAACCGCTGGGCTGGACACCGTAGGCGTCCGCATGCCTGATCATCCGGTGGCGCTGGCGCTGCTGAAGGCGGCAGGCTGTCCGGTAGCCGCGCCGAGCGCGAACCGCTCTGGCCGGCCCAGCCCGACACTGGCGTCCCATGTCCAGGACGATCTGGCCGGATACATCGGCGGCGTTCTGGATGGCGGTGCCGCCGGGGTGGGGCTGGAATCGACCGTGGTGCAGGTTCAGCCTGACGGCACGGTCGCTGTGCTGCGCCCCGGCGGCATCACTGCGGAGCAGCTTGCCGCTGTTGCAGGGGTTGCTGCCGTAGACCTGTCGCCGGCAGCTGCACTTGAATTCGCTTCGCCAAGCTCCGCCGGCGAAGCACTGCCCGGCCCTGCCGCCGGCGGAGCCATCGCGGCTGAGGCCGGTTCCCCCGGCGCTGCGCGCGCCGCCGGGGACGGCAGCCCGGCGCCGCGCGCGCCGGGCATGAAGTACACGCACTATGCCCCGCGCGGCTGGCTGGGCGTAGTGCGCGGCGCTTCCGCGCAGCGCGTCGCGGAAGCTGCCGCGGAGCGGCTGCAGGCGGCGCAGCAGCGCGGCGAGAGTACAGGCCTGCTCCTCTTTGAGGAGCATAGGGGCCTGTACCCTGCCGGCACAGCCGCCTGTGTCGTGTCTCTCGGCTCGCTTGGCGCGCCGGAGGAGGCGGCCCGCTCCCTGTATGCCGCGCTGAGGCGCTTTGACGATGCGGGAGCGACCTACATTCTGGCCGAGGCCTGCCCGGTTACCGGCCTCGGCGCCGCCATCATGAACCGGCTGATGAAGGCAGCCGGCGGTTCTGTGATCGACGCCGATTAG
- the upp gene encoding uracil phosphoribosyltransferase: protein MGKLVICDHPLIQHKLTFIRDVRTNTKEFREHVDEVATLMAYEITRDIPLETITVQTPVAETESKVISGRMLGLIPILRAGLGMLEGVLKLLPAAKVGHVGLFRDPDTLQPVEYYIKLPTDVQERELIVIDPMLATGGSAIAAITSLKNRGCTQIKMMNLIAAPEGVAAVQAAHPDVDIYVAALDDHLNEHGYIVPGLGDAGDRLYGTK from the coding sequence ATGGGAAAATTGGTGATTTGTGATCATCCTTTGATTCAGCACAAACTAACATTTATTCGCGATGTGCGGACCAACACGAAGGAATTCAGGGAGCATGTTGACGAAGTTGCTACTTTGATGGCTTATGAGATCACAAGAGATATTCCGCTGGAAACGATTACGGTACAGACACCTGTTGCCGAAACCGAAAGCAAAGTGATTTCTGGCAGAATGCTGGGTCTGATTCCGATTCTTCGCGCCGGATTGGGCATGCTTGAAGGTGTACTTAAGCTTCTGCCTGCCGCCAAGGTGGGACATGTGGGTCTGTTCCGTGACCCGGACACGCTGCAGCCTGTGGAATATTATATTAAGCTTCCTACCGATGTGCAGGAGCGTGAGCTGATTGTAATTGACCCGATGCTGGCAACCGGAGGCTCGGCCATTGCGGCGATTACTTCGCTGAAGAACCGTGGCTGCACCCAGATCAAGATGATGAACCTGATTGCTGCGCCTGAAGGTGTTGCTGCCGTACAGGCTGCTCACCCTGATGTGGATATCTATGTGGCTGCGCTGGACGATCATCTGAACGAGCATGGATACATTGTGCCTGGACTGGGTGACGCGGGCGACCGTTTGTACGGAACCAAATAA
- a CDS encoding ATPase F0F1: MKDQKNKDSLGSTALVIGGAGTLLAAYIIMGFFAARWMMNRLDGPTYWLAIGTISGLVLGIVNVAFLIKKFLGEQNG, translated from the coding sequence ATGAAGGATCAAAAAAACAAGGATAGCCTGGGAAGTACGGCGCTGGTCATTGGAGGTGCCGGAACCTTGCTTGCCGCTTACATAATTATGGGTTTTTTTGCGGCAAGATGGATGATGAACCGGCTGGACGGACCTACGTACTGGCTTGCCATCGGAACGATCAGCGGACTGGTTCTCGGCATAGTCAACGTGGCTTTTCTAATCAAAAAATTTTTGGGGGAGCAGAATGGATAA
- the atpE gene encoding F0F1 ATP synthase subunit C: MEFLAAAIAVGMGALGAGLGNGMIVSRTVESIARQPEAKNALQTTMFIGVGIVEVVPLAATVIAFLILFT; encoded by the coding sequence ATGGAGTTTTTAGCAGCAGCAATCGCGGTAGGAATGGGCGCACTTGGCGCAGGTCTTGGTAATGGTATGATCGTTAGTAGAACGGTGGAATCCATCGCTCGACAACCGGAAGCCAAAAATGCTTTGCAGACCACAATGTTTATCGGTGTAGGTATCGTAGAGGTTGTTCCTTTGGCTGCAACAGTAATCGCCTTCCTGATCTTGTTTACTTAA
- a CDS encoding low molecular weight protein arginine phosphatase — protein sequence MLHILFVCTGNTCRSPMAEGLLRKLAKERGIELEVRSAGVSAISGNTISRHAAAILRDEGVHEDFQSSQLSAPDVSWAHLVLTLTGGHKRHLLQYFPDAVSKTYTLKEYVQDEAAVQQDIQELDSLYAGAELSLALGKEPEAADLQRIIEIRQRIPSFDISDPFGGSRDDYELAAAEIRTALFGLLDKLESLKRL from the coding sequence ATGCTGCATATTTTATTCGTCTGCACCGGAAATACGTGCCGCAGTCCTATGGCCGAAGGGCTTCTGCGGAAACTTGCGAAGGAGCGCGGAATCGAGCTGGAAGTGCGGTCTGCCGGAGTATCTGCCATTTCCGGAAATACAATATCCAGGCACGCCGCAGCCATCCTGCGGGATGAAGGGGTACATGAAGACTTTCAATCCTCACAGCTGTCCGCTCCGGATGTGAGTTGGGCACATCTGGTGCTTACCTTGACCGGTGGCCATAAGAGACATCTGCTGCAATATTTCCCTGACGCCGTTTCCAAAACCTATACGTTAAAGGAATATGTTCAGGATGAAGCGGCGGTTCAGCAGGATATTCAGGAACTGGACAGCCTGTATGCAGGTGCGGAGCTGAGTCTGGCGTTGGGCAAAGAGCCCGAGGCGGCAGATCTCCAGCGGATCATCGAGATCCGCCAGCGAATCCCAAGCTTCGATATTTCCGACCCTTTCGGCGGCTCGCGGGATGATTATGAGCTGGCTGCAGCAGAGATCCGTACAGCGCTGTTTGGGCTTCTGGATAAGCTGGAAAGCTTGAAACGTTTGTAA
- a CDS encoding manganese efflux pump MntP family protein, whose translation MGIGEVYTGWGQTVTVAIMAVALGMDAFSLGVGIGMKGIRLLHVLQMSLLIAFFHVLMPLMGLLTGNYVGHLLGQVTTYVGGGLLVLLGGHMLYNSFWPGVSRRAFDHHTLWGMLLISLSVSVDSFSVGVSLGMFVNSVLLTILAFGVCGGLMAITGLLLGRKVSRGLGEYGEALGGAILLGFGLLFIF comes from the coding sequence ATGGGCATAGGAGAGGTATATACCGGTTGGGGGCAGACCGTTACGGTAGCCATTATGGCGGTAGCGTTGGGAATGGATGCCTTCTCTCTTGGTGTAGGAATCGGCATGAAGGGGATTCGTCTGCTGCATGTGCTGCAAATGAGTCTGCTGATTGCTTTTTTTCATGTGCTGATGCCTCTCATGGGGCTGCTTACCGGAAATTATGTTGGCCATTTGCTGGGGCAGGTGACTACTTATGTCGGGGGTGGTCTTCTGGTGCTGCTTGGAGGACATATGTTATATAATTCCTTTTGGCCTGGAGTAAGCAGACGGGCGTTTGATCACCACACGCTCTGGGGGATGCTGCTGATCTCGCTGAGTGTCAGCGTGGATTCCTTCTCGGTCGGCGTATCCCTGGGGATGTTTGTGAACAGTGTGCTGCTGACTATTCTGGCCTTTGGTGTCTGCGGGGGATTGATGGCGATTACAGGCCTCCTGCTGGGGCGCAAGGTCAGCCGCGGGCTTGGAGAATACGGTGAGGCCTTGGGCGGGGCGATCCTGCTGGGGTTTGGCTTGCTGTTCATCTTCTGA
- a CDS encoding F0F1 ATP synthase subunit delta, which translates to MSRDTVVAKRYAKALYSAAVEKGITLEVEEQLKMVVEVIHSDPEVKRFILAPRISESDKLNVLRTALQDKLSPILMNIVELLVERGRTDIFPELLDTYIKIEGDALGFGDAKVYSVYPLNEEEKAAVAAEFSQLVNRKIRVTNEVDPSLLGGLKVYIGDTLYDGSLASKLERLEKSFNDKHRR; encoded by the coding sequence ATGAGCCGCGATACGGTAGTTGCCAAGCGTTACGCCAAAGCATTGTACAGTGCGGCAGTGGAGAAGGGCATTACCCTTGAAGTGGAAGAGCAGCTGAAGATGGTGGTCGAGGTGATTCATTCCGACCCTGAGGTGAAACGGTTCATTCTTGCGCCGCGCATTTCGGAATCCGACAAGCTGAACGTGCTCCGCACGGCGCTTCAGGATAAGCTGTCGCCGATCCTGATGAACATTGTGGAATTGCTGGTAGAGCGGGGCAGAACCGATATTTTTCCTGAGCTGCTGGATACGTATATCAAAATTGAAGGAGACGCTCTCGGCTTTGGCGATGCGAAAGTGTATTCCGTTTATCCTTTGAATGAAGAAGAGAAAGCTGCAGTAGCCGCAGAGTTCAGCCAGCTCGTGAACCGCAAGATTCGAGTGACGAATGAAGTGGACCCAAGCCTGCTGGGAGGATTGAAGGTGTACATCGGTGATACGCTGTACGACGGCAGTCTGGCAAGCAAGCTTGAACGTCTCGAGAAATCCTTTAATGATAAGCATAGAAGATAG
- a CDS encoding ATP synthase subunit I, whose translation MDNMTPMITAVTRWTLVIIAGLIMGWALHHETRAVTLGMSLGMVAGLANFRFLAFKVRKVTEVIASNEGRAFSLGFATRISFAILVTMFSVKIEHFSLAATLTGLFLPQLLAIPAGIYLSIKNKL comes from the coding sequence ATGGATAATATGACTCCCATGATCACTGCTGTTACCAGATGGACCCTCGTTATTATAGCAGGGTTGATCATGGGCTGGGCACTCCATCATGAGACCCGAGCAGTTACTCTGGGTATGTCCTTGGGTATGGTGGCAGGATTGGCAAATTTCCGTTTTCTGGCCTTTAAGGTGCGGAAAGTAACAGAGGTAATAGCTAGCAACGAAGGAAGGGCCTTCAGCCTCGGTTTTGCCACAAGGATTAGTTTTGCGATTTTGGTTACCATGTTTTCAGTCAAGATCGAGCATTTTTCGCTGGCGGCAACCCTTACAGGCCTGTTCCTTCCACAGCTTCTCGCCATTCCTGCGGGAATATATCTGAGCATTAAGAACAAACTCTAG
- the atpF gene encoding F0F1 ATP synthase subunit B: MEIIWTNMLFTIVAFVILYFLLSKFAFSKLFAVMEKRRELVMQQMDEAAKTREQAVAYVEEQKQALNDARQEAQKIIQQSQITSNQQMERTLEQASLEAKRVKEEAVRDIKNEKNKAVEELRSEIGTASVRIASKLLKKEISVSGEQEQLVNQYLKEVGGRS; the protein is encoded by the coding sequence GTGGAGATTATTTGGACAAACATGCTTTTTACAATTGTAGCCTTCGTGATTCTATATTTCCTGCTCAGCAAATTTGCATTCAGCAAATTGTTTGCCGTAATGGAGAAGCGCCGTGAGCTGGTCATGCAGCAGATGGATGAAGCTGCCAAGACCAGAGAGCAGGCGGTCGCTTACGTGGAAGAGCAGAAGCAGGCGCTGAACGATGCGCGCCAAGAAGCTCAGAAGATTATTCAACAGTCCCAGATCACCAGCAACCAGCAGATGGAGCGGACTCTGGAACAGGCTAGCCTGGAAGCCAAACGCGTGAAAGAGGAAGCCGTACGGGATATCAAGAACGAGAAGAACAAAGCCGTGGAAGAGCTGCGCAGCGAAATTGGCACAGCCTCTGTGCGTATTGCGTCCAAGCTGCTGAAGAAAGAAATCAGTGTGAGCGGTGAGCAGGAGCAGCTGGTGAACCAATACCTTAAAGAGGTAGGAGGCCGCTCATGA
- the atpA gene encoding F0F1 ATP synthase subunit alpha, whose protein sequence is MGIRPEEISTLIKSQIEQYKTDIEVAEVGTVIQVGDGIARVYGLENAMAGELLEFSNGVVGMALNLEESNVGVVILGEYTAIREGDQVKRTGQIMQVPVGEALLGRVVNPLGMPLDGKGPIETTEFRPVENNAPGVIDRKSVHEPMQTGLKAIDAMVPIGRGQRELIIGDRQTGKTAIAIDAIINQKGNGMKCIYVAIGQKQSTVAQVVETLRRHGALEYTIIVTASASEPSPLLYIAPYAGCAMGEHFMYKGEHVLIIYDDLSKQASAYRELSLLLRRPPGREAFPGDVFYLHSRLLERAAKLSDALGGGSLTALPFIETQASDVSAYIPTNVISITDGQIFLESDLFYSGQRPAINVGISVSRVGGSAQIKAMKKVAGSLRLDLAQYRELQAFSQFGSDLDKSTQARLNRGARTMEVLKQGVNQPLAVEHQVISLYTAVRGYLDDIPVKDVRRFEKEFLAYIDSSAAGIVQSITETKDLTADNETALKAAIDTFKRGFATS, encoded by the coding sequence TTGGGCATCAGACCTGAAGAGATCAGCACTTTGATCAAAAGTCAAATTGAGCAATATAAAACCGATATCGAAGTTGCCGAAGTCGGCACCGTCATTCAAGTCGGCGACGGTATCGCCCGTGTCTACGGTCTGGAAAACGCAATGGCAGGCGAATTGCTGGAGTTCTCCAACGGAGTAGTGGGTATGGCCCTCAATCTGGAGGAAAGCAATGTCGGTGTCGTTATTCTGGGTGAATACACGGCGATCCGCGAAGGCGATCAAGTTAAACGTACCGGGCAAATCATGCAGGTGCCGGTCGGCGAAGCACTCCTTGGACGCGTAGTGAATCCGCTCGGCATGCCGCTGGATGGCAAAGGCCCGATTGAAACTACGGAATTCCGTCCGGTTGAGAACAACGCACCGGGTGTTATAGACCGTAAATCGGTTCATGAGCCGATGCAGACCGGACTTAAAGCGATTGACGCCATGGTGCCAATCGGCCGCGGCCAACGCGAATTGATCATCGGTGACCGCCAGACGGGTAAAACCGCGATCGCAATCGATGCGATCATCAACCAAAAAGGCAATGGCATGAAATGTATCTATGTTGCCATTGGCCAGAAGCAATCCACTGTAGCACAGGTTGTGGAAACCTTGCGCCGCCACGGCGCGCTGGAGTACACGATCATTGTAACGGCATCGGCTTCCGAGCCATCGCCGCTGCTATACATTGCCCCATATGCAGGTTGTGCGATGGGCGAACACTTTATGTACAAGGGCGAGCATGTCCTGATTATCTATGATGACCTTTCGAAGCAAGCCTCCGCTTACCGCGAATTGTCCCTGCTGCTTCGCCGCCCACCGGGCCGGGAAGCCTTCCCTGGTGACGTCTTCTACCTGCACTCCCGTTTGCTGGAGCGTGCAGCCAAGCTGAGTGATGCGCTTGGTGGTGGATCATTAACCGCTCTGCCGTTTATCGAAACACAGGCCTCCGACGTATCGGCTTACATTCCTACGAACGTAATCTCGATTACAGACGGCCAGATTTTCCTTGAATCCGACCTGTTCTACTCCGGCCAACGTCCGGCGATCAACGTCGGTATCTCCGTATCCCGTGTAGGGGGATCCGCACAGATCAAGGCCATGAAGAAGGTTGCCGGCTCACTCCGTCTGGATTTGGCCCAATACCGCGAGCTTCAGGCGTTCTCCCAGTTCGGTTCCGACCTCGACAAGTCCACGCAAGCGCGTCTGAACCGTGGTGCCCGCACGATGGAAGTGCTGAAGCAAGGCGTCAACCAGCCATTGGCTGTTGAGCATCAGGTTATCAGCTTGTACACCGCCGTAAGAGGATATCTTGATGATATTCCGGTTAAGGATGTTAGACGTTTCGAGAAGGAGTTCCTAGCGTATATCGACAGCAGTGCTGCCGGTATCGTGCAGTCGATCACAGAGACCAAGGATTTGACCGCCGATAACGAAACTGCCCTGAAAGCCGCTATCGACACATTCAAAAGAGGCTTTGCAACCAGCTAA
- a CDS encoding TIGR01440 family protein, with translation MDDNLQEEQLSLTAATAAVLRELAVTGKLGPGKILVVGVSTSEVAGVRIGTGGALEVAQQLLAGVQEVAAEYHFNAVYQCCEHLNRALVMERSLLEALGLGEVSAVPVPGAGGSMAAAAYRSMADPVLAASVQAHAGLDIGETLIGMHLRTVAVPFRPTLRYIGAARVSAAWCRPPLIGGERAVYRAAETSGAQLCD, from the coding sequence ATGGATGATAACTTGCAAGAGGAACAACTGTCTCTGACGGCTGCAACTGCAGCAGTGCTGCGGGAGTTGGCTGTTACCGGCAAGCTGGGGCCAGGCAAAATTCTGGTTGTAGGTGTCAGCACCAGCGAAGTGGCCGGTGTGAGGATTGGCACAGGCGGGGCGCTGGAGGTTGCGCAGCAGCTGCTTGCCGGTGTACAGGAGGTTGCTGCCGAATATCACTTTAACGCGGTGTATCAGTGCTGCGAACATCTGAACCGTGCGCTTGTTATGGAACGGTCCTTACTTGAGGCTCTGGGCCTTGGTGAAGTATCCGCTGTGCCTGTTCCGGGGGCCGGAGGCTCGATGGCTGCCGCTGCCTACCGCTCGATGGCAGACCCGGTGCTGGCCGCTTCGGTACAAGCCCATGCCGGTCTGGATATCGGGGAGACGCTGATTGGTATGCATCTGCGTACAGTCGCTGTCCCTTTCCGCCCGACTCTGCGATATATTGGCGCTGCCCGGGTGAGCGCGGCCTGGTGCCGTCCGCCGCTGATCGGCGGCGAACGTGCGGTATACCGCGCTGCAGAGACGAGCGGCGCGCAGCTGTGTGACTAG
- the atpB gene encoding F0F1 ATP synthase subunit A, with protein MHDMPKIMLGGIPIDLSAVIMLLISCTVVFVLVMLLVRNLSVENPSKLQNFMEWVVEFVQGLITSTMTLKQGKPYLSLGITLILFIFVSNLLGLPFAVITKAHHEVTIFGHVIEATRNMMPGDHVELLWYKSPTADINVTAGLAIVVFILMNYLGIKNNTKHYFKHYIEPFPIFLPLNIIENLSKPIALAIRLFANIFAGEVLITVILKLGVASIPFLMIWQGFSIFVGALQAFIFTILTMVYIAQMTIHEEEAH; from the coding sequence ATGCATGACATGCCGAAGATTATGCTCGGCGGAATACCGATTGATTTATCGGCGGTAATAATGCTCTTAATCAGTTGTACTGTGGTATTTGTTCTAGTTATGCTGCTGGTTCGCAATCTTTCGGTAGAGAATCCTTCCAAGCTGCAGAACTTTATGGAATGGGTTGTGGAATTTGTGCAGGGTCTTATTACCAGCACAATGACTCTTAAGCAAGGCAAGCCTTATCTGTCGCTTGGTATCACACTGATCCTGTTTATCTTTGTATCCAACCTTCTTGGGTTACCGTTCGCGGTGATTACAAAGGCGCATCATGAGGTAACCATATTTGGCCACGTAATTGAAGCAACGAGAAATATGATGCCGGGCGATCATGTTGAACTGTTATGGTACAAATCGCCAACAGCCGATATTAACGTTACAGCCGGACTGGCCATTGTCGTATTTATCCTGATGAACTATCTCGGGATCAAGAATAATACCAAACATTACTTCAAGCACTATATCGAGCCGTTTCCGATCTTTCTGCCGCTGAACATTATTGAGAACCTGTCGAAGCCGATAGCACTGGCCATTCGTTTGTTCGCCAATATTTTTGCGGGAGAAGTGCTGATTACCGTAATTCTGAAGCTAGGCGTGGCAAGTATACCGTTCCTGATGATCTGGCAGGGCTTTAGTATCTTTGTCGGAGCACTTCAAGCCTTTATTTTCACCATTCTGACGATGGTTTATATCGCGCAGATGACGATTCATGAAGAAGAAGCACATTAA
- the glyA gene encoding serine hydroxymethyltransferase: MEQLRKSDPAVLEAMGLELKRQRANIELIASENIVSEAVIEAMGSVLTNKYAEGYPGKRYYGGCEDVDIVENLARDRAKQLFGADHVNVQPHSGAQANMAVYLAALNPGDTVLGMNLAHGGHLTHGSPVNASGLLYNFVAYGVQEDTFLIDYDEVRKLAFKHRPKLIVAGASAYPRTIDFAALGAIANDVGALFMVDMAHIAGLVAAGLHPSPVPHAHFVTTTTHKTLRGPRGGMIMCRQPWAAAIDKAVFPGSQGGPLMHVIASKAVSFGEALQPSFKTYAENVIKNAKVLAETLIAEGINIVSGGTDNHLMLLDTRNLNITGKDAEKVLDSIGITVNKNAIPFDPTSPFVTSGIRIGTPAVTSRGMDEQAMEEIGRIIANVLKNPKDEANLTEAGRQVAALTGRFPLYPELNY; the protein is encoded by the coding sequence ATGGAGCAATTGCGTAAGAGTGACCCGGCAGTATTGGAAGCAATGGGATTGGAACTGAAACGCCAGCGTGCGAATATCGAATTGATTGCTTCGGAGAACATTGTCAGCGAAGCGGTAATTGAGGCTATGGGCTCTGTACTGACGAACAAATATGCAGAAGGTTATCCAGGCAAACGTTACTACGGGGGCTGCGAGGATGTTGATATCGTCGAGAACCTGGCCCGTGACCGTGCGAAGCAGCTGTTTGGTGCAGATCATGTAAATGTGCAGCCGCACTCCGGCGCGCAGGCCAACATGGCGGTTTATCTGGCTGCCTTGAACCCGGGAGATACCGTGCTGGGCATGAATCTGGCGCACGGCGGCCATCTCACTCATGGCAGTCCTGTCAATGCCTCCGGCCTACTCTACAACTTTGTGGCCTATGGTGTGCAGGAAGACACCTTCCTGATTGACTATGATGAAGTGCGCAAGCTGGCCTTCAAACACCGTCCTAAGCTGATTGTGGCCGGAGCAAGTGCGTACCCGCGCACCATCGATTTTGCCGCGCTGGGTGCGATTGCGAATGATGTCGGTGCTTTGTTTATGGTCGATATGGCTCATATTGCCGGTCTGGTTGCTGCAGGCCTGCACCCAAGTCCGGTGCCGCATGCTCATTTCGTAACCACCACTACCCACAAAACCCTGCGCGGTCCACGCGGAGGCATGATTATGTGCAGACAGCCATGGGCTGCCGCCATCGACAAAGCCGTATTCCCCGGCTCTCAAGGCGGACCGTTGATGCACGTGATTGCTTCCAAGGCGGTATCCTTCGGTGAAGCGCTGCAGCCTTCCTTCAAGACCTACGCGGAGAATGTGATCAAGAATGCCAAGGTGCTGGCTGAGACGCTGATTGCAGAGGGCATTAACATTGTATCGGGCGGAACGGATAATCACCTGATGCTGCTGGATACCCGGAATTTGAACATCACCGGCAAGGATGCGGAGAAGGTGCTGGATTCTATCGGAATTACGGTCAACAAGAATGCCATTCCATTCGATCCGACCAGTCCTTTTGTTACCAGCGGCATCCGTATCGGAACTCCGGCGGTTACCTCGCGCGGGATGGATGAGCAGGCGATGGAAGAAATCGGCCGTATTATTGCCAATGTGCTTAAGAACCCTAAAGACGAAGCCAATCTTACAGAGGCTGGCCGCCAGGTAGCTGCACTCACAGGCCGTTTCCCGCTTTATCCTGAACTGAACTACTAA